In Macadamia integrifolia cultivar HAES 741 chromosome 5, SCU_Mint_v3, whole genome shotgun sequence, a single window of DNA contains:
- the LOC122080245 gene encoding protein CHUP1, chloroplastic-like, translated as MIVKLGFLVTASVAVYAVKQISIKSLRPLDSTRKFSENGEISSKQDENEKGDKGHFIDFSSTTAEEDGEKVTGIRNARSLNSKNHSAFDDEKESILPEFRYHYPTKVEQLLWDEKFDATSNFEAKRDSSVYKTSQDDHVTEPVQLQNQIKELEGSKVKLERKLLESYKLKEQESELDELQRHLKITTAEIEMMHFNIKSLQEERKKLQKEIENGVSAMKQLEMAKRKIRKLQSQIEIGSNQMKDQVLMLEQHITSFQSETVTKRDTKADKNVKVLKMLELKILKLKRENKELQLEKRELTLKLIAAKSKITAFSNVTESEVVSEMEEEVNNLKIDNEELSKQIERIQKSNFSVVEELVYQRWVKACLRHEIQSHQRFSINLSPKTRENFKKKLVEYATMDSGQGDVDLNRISSQAPSNESEEFDDITTETTTRRPTGTSNKHNLFQKIKRWVKRWGGSKNDSSTVSLSGSYFEGSSSSRTSLNHRPLTSMHPSEAFMPNNADDSSITSIVKEQDSAESQETPKLRRKRRVSFNESVDNAEASVEKISKSVEGVLVDNKQPVKDCYKLALEGENSIEEDIKQSSENKLEGSLDMNLNSGSQAEEKRTEQICGSGNSIEQHSDSLMVDKKVNANMKADHSEMLDQRRSPLPSKSHNKIDTQELHFVNIFYFLLLILFVILLLKVVGVF; from the exons atgatagtaaagttggGATTCCTGGTTACTGCTTCAGTAGCAGTCTATGCAGTTAAGCAGATTAGCATCAAATCTTTGCGGCCACTAGACTCAACAAGAAAGTTTTCAG AAAATGGTGAAATATCATCCAAACAGGATGAGAATGAAAAAGGAGATAAAGGGCACTTCATAGATTTTAGTAGTACCACAGCTGAAGAGGAT GGAGAGAAGGTTACAGGAATCAGGAATGCAAGGAGCTTAAATTCGAAAAACCATTCTGCTTTTGATGATGAAAAAGAATCAATCTTACCTGAGTTTAGGTATCATTACCCAACAAAAGTTGAGCAATTGCTATGGGATGAGAAGTTTGATGCAACCAGCAACTTTGAGGCCAAGAGAGACAGCTCAGTGTATAAAACTAGTCAGGACGATCATGTTACTGAACCGGTACAATTGCAGAACCAAATAAAGGAACTAGAGGGGAGTAAAGTgaaactagaaaggaaactgcTCGAATCCTATAAGCTGAAAGAACAAGAATCAGAACTTGATGAGCTACAGAGACATTTGAAGATTACAACAGCTGAGATTGAAATGATGCACTTTAATATTAAATCACTCcaggaggagaggaagaagctTCAAAAAGAGATTGAAAATGGTGTATCTGCAATGAAGCAACTGGAGATGGCAAAGAGAAAGATTAGGAAGTTGCAGAGTCAGATTGAGATTGGTTCAAACCAGATGAAAGACCAGGTGCTGATGCTTGAACAACATATTACCAGCTTTCAGTCAGAGACAGTTACTAAAAGAGATACTAAGGCAGATAAGAATGTCAAAGTTCTCAAAATGTTAGAGCTCAAAATTCTGAAGctgaagagagagaacaaagaaCTTCAGCTAGAGAAGAGGGAGTTGACACTCAAATTGATTGCTGCCAAATCTAAAATAACTGCCTTCTCAAATGTGACAGAG AGTGAAGTAGTTTCAGAAATGGAGGAGGAGGTCAATAATTTAAAGATTGATAATGAAGAACTCTCAAAGCAAATAGAGAGAATCCAAAAGAGCAATTTCAGTGTAGTTGAGGAGTTGGTCTACCAGCGCTGGGTCAAAGCTTGCTTGAGGCATGAAATTCAAAGCCACCAAAGATTCAGTATAAATTTGAGCCCCAAAACTCGAGAGAATTTCAAGAAAAAGTTGGTAGAGTATGCTACAATGGACAGTGGACAGGGAGATGTGGATCTCAATAGAATATCTTCTCAAGCACCTTCCAATGAGAGTGAGGAGTTTGACGATATTACCACTGAGACCACTACTCGCAGACCAACTGGCACTAGTAACAAACACAACTTATTCCAGAAGATAAAGAGGTGGGTAAAGAGGTGGGGAGGAAGCAAGAATGATTCAAGCACTGTTTCATTGTCAGGAAGCTACTTTGAAGGAAGTTCTTCAAGCAGGACTAGTCTGAACCATAGACCATTGACTTCAATGCATCCATCAGAGGCATTTATGCCAAATAATGCAGATGATTCGAGCATCACTTCAATTGTGAAGGAGCAAGATTCTGCAGAATCTCAAGAAACACCTAAACTGAGACGCAAAAGGAGAGTGTCTTTTAATGAGTCAGTAGACAATGCAGAAGCATCAGTTGAAAAGATATCTAAATCAGTTGAAGGAGTTTTGGTTGATAATAAGCAACCAGTGAAGGACTGTTACAAATTGGCCCTGGAGGGTGAGAATTCAATCGAGGAGGACATAAAGCAATCAAGCGAAAACAAGTTAGAAGGCAGTTTAGATATGAATTTGAACTCTGGGTCTCAAGCTGAGGAAAAGAGAACAGAGCAGATATGTGGATCTGGGAATTCAATTGAGCAACACAGTGACAGTCTCATGGTTGATAAAAAAGTGAATGCCAATATGAAAGCTGACCACTCAGAGATGTTGGATCAAAGAAGGTCCCCCTTGCCATCTAAAAGCCATAACAAGATTGACACACAAGAGCTTCATTTTGTCAATATTTTCTACTTCTTGCTGCTGATATTATTTGTAATACTCTTACTCAAAGTTGTTGGCGTTTTCTAA
- the LOC122079870 gene encoding protein CHUP1, chloroplastic isoform X1 — protein MIVRLGFLVAASIATYAVKQININSSRPPTSVVKSSDSGNGKASFEQHQNEGKEFSDSNVKPEEEHGEDEEEEEVKRISSVINPTLDNILALRDEDILPEFEDFLSGEIEFPLPNDKFDTKNDSQAEKDRVYETEMANNASELERLQNLVKELEEREEKLEGELLEYYGLKEQESDITELQKQLKIKTVEIDMLNITINSLQAERKKLQEEVAHGVTARKELEVARNKIKELQRQIQLEANQTKGQLLMLKQQVTGLQAKEEEAFKKDADVEKKLQAVKELEVGVVELKRKNKELQHEKRELTIKMDAAESKVMELSNMTESEMVAKAREEVNNLRHSKEDLLKQVEGLQMNRFSEVEELVYLRWVNACLRYELRNYQTPAGKTSARDLSKNLSPKSQERAKQLMLEYAGSERGQGDTDLDSISSQPSSPGSEDFDNTSIDSSTSRYSSVSKKPGLLQKLKRWGKSKDDSSALSSPARSFGGSSPSRASMSHRSSMSRGPLESLMLRNAGDGVAITTFGKKEQDPTESAETPNLPRIRTQVSSGDLLNNVASSFQVMSKSVEGVLDEKYPAYKDRHKLALEREKAIKERAEKARAERFGGSSNFNSSSDPRAREYREKPATLPPKLSQIKEKVVVSGDSSEQNNDKVDSQVSKIKFADIEKRAPRTPRPPPKTSGNASIASGPNANPSSGISTPPPPPLPPGGPPRPPPPPGSLPRGSNNGDKVHRAPELVEFYQTLMKREAKKDTSSLNSSKANAADARSNMIGEIENRSTFLLAVKADVETQGDFVESLATEVRAASFTKIEDLVSFVNWLDEELSFLVDERAVLKHFDWPEGKADALREAAFEYQDLMKLEKKVSSFIDDPKLPCEAALKKMYSLLEKVEQSVYALLRTRDMAISRYREFGIPVDWLSDTGIVGKIKLSSVQLAKKYMKRVATELDAMSGPEKEPNREFLLLQGVRFAFRVHQFAGGFDAESMRAFEELRNRVHAQKGSADQPEA, from the exons ATGATTGTCAGGTTGGGCTTCTTGGTTGCTGCTTCGATTGCAACCTATGCCGTAAAGCAGATTAATATCAATTCTTCAAGGCCTCCAACATCTGTAGTCAAATCTTCAG ACTCAGGAAATGGCAAAGCAAGCTTTGAACAACATCAGAATGAAGGGAAGGAGTTCAGTGACTCTAATGTCAAACCAGAAGAGGAACAT ggagaggatgaagaagaggaagaagttaAAAGAATTAGTAGCGTAATTAACCCAACTCTAGACAACATTCTGGCTTTAAGAGATGAAGATATTTTACCAGAATTCGAAGATTTTCTCTCTGGGGAAATTGAGTTTCCACTTCCCAATGATAAGTTTGATACAAAAAATGACTCCCAGGCTGAGAAGGACAGAGTCTATGAAACTGAGATGGCAAATAATGCAAGTGAGCTGGAACGGTTACAAAACCTGGTAAAGGAGTtggaagagagggaagagaagcTTGAAGGTGAATTGCTTGAGTACTATGGTCTGAAGGAGCAGGAGTCAGATATCACTGAGTTACAAAAGCAGCTGAAGATAAAGACAGTTGAGATTGACATGCTGAACATCACCATTAACTCCTTGCAGGCTGAGAGGAAAAAGCTTCAAGAAGAGGTTGCACATGGAGTTACTGCTAGGAAGGAGCTTGAAGTGGCAAGGAATAAGATCAAGGAACTCCAGAGGCAGATTCAGCTAGAGGCAAACCAGACAAAGGGTCAGTTACTTATGCTCAAACAACAAGTTACTGGTCTTCAGGCAAAGGAGGAGGAAGCCTTCAAGAAAGATGCAGATGTTGAGAAGAAGCTCCAAGCTGTAAAGGAGTTGGAGGTGGGAGTTGTGGAGCTTAAGAGAAAGAATAAAGAGCTTCAGCATGAGAAGAGAGAATTGACTATCAAAATGGATGCTGCTGAATCTAAAGTAATGGAGCTCTCCAATATGACAGAG AGTGAAATGGTTGCCAAGGCAAGGGAGGAGGTCAATAATTTGAGGCATTCAAAAGAAGACCTCTTAAAGCAAGTTGAAGGGCTCCAGATGAATAGGTTCAGTGAAGTTGAGGAGCTGGTATACCTTCGTTGGGTCAATGCATGTTTAAGGTATGAGCTCCGGAATTATCAGACACCAGCAGGGAAGACATCAGCTCGTGATCTCAGTAAGAATTTGAGCCCAAAATCTCAAGAGAGAGCTAAGCAGCTGATGTTAGAGTATGCAGGTTCGGAACGTGGACAAGGGGATACTGATCTTGACAGCATTTCTTCACAACCATCCTCTCCTGGTAGTGAGGACTTCGACAATACTTCCATAGATAGCTCCACTAGCAGGTATAGTAGTGTCAGTAAGAAGCCTGGTCTTCTCCAAAAGCTGAAGAGGTGGGGGAAAAGCAAGGATGACTCAAGTGCTCTTTCATCACCAGCCCGGTCCTTTGGGGGAAGCTCCCCAAGCAGAGCTAGTATGAGCCATAGATCCTCCATGTCAAGGGGTCCATTGGAATCCTTGATGCTAAGGAATGCAGGTGATGGTGTAGCTATCACTACATTTGGGAAAAAGGAACAGGATCCCACAGAATCTGCAGAAACCCCAAACCTCCCACGCATTAGAACACAAGTTTCTTCTGGTGATTTACTAAACAACGTTGCATCATCATTCCAGGTGATGTCTAAATCTGTTGAAGGGGTTCTTGATGAGAAGTATCCCGCATACAAGGATCGGCACAAGTTGGCACtagaaagagagaaagcaaTCAAGGAGAGAGCTGAGAAAGCAAGAGCTGAAAGGTTTGGTGGCAGTTCAAATTTTAATTCAAGCTCTGACCCTAGAGCCAGGGAATATAGAGAGAAACCAGCTACCCTGCCTCCAAAATTATCTCAAATCAAGGAAAAGGTTGTAGTTTCTGGTGATTCTAGTGAGCAAAACAATGATAAGGTCGATAGCCAAGTGAGCAAGATAAAATTTGCTGACATTGAAAAGAGGGCTCCAAGGACGCCTAGGCCACCACCAAAAACATCAGGCAATGCATCTATTGCTTCTGGTCCAAATGCCAATCCATCATCTGGAATTTCAACCCCTCCACCGCCACCACTGCCTCCTGGTGGGCCCCCTCGCCCACCTCCTCCACCAGGAAGTCTACCACGAGGGTCAAACAATGGTGATAAAGTTCACCGGGCTCCTGAGCTAGTAGAATTTTATCAGACTTTGATGAAACGTGAGGCAAAGAAGGATACTTCCTCTTTGAATTCATCTAAAGCCAATGCAGCAGATGCCAGGAGCAACATGATTGGGGAGATTGAAAATCGATCAACATTCCTCTTAGCT GTAAAAGCAGATGTGGAGACTCAAGGTGATTTTGTAGAGTCCTTGGCTACTGAAGTCCGAGCTGCTTCTTTCACTAAAATAGAAGATCTAGTCTCATTTGTGAATTGGCTTGATGAGGAACTCTCATTCTTG GTCGATGAGCGTGCAGTTCTCAAACACTTTGATTGGCCTGAAGGGAAGGCAGATGCCTTGAGGGAAGCAGCTTTTGAATACCAGGATCtgatgaagttggagaaaaaAGTATCCTCTTTCATTGATGACCCCAAACTCCCTTGTGAGGCTGCTCTAAAGAAGATGTACTCATTGCTCGAAAA AGTGGAACAAAGTGTCTATGCTCTCCTGCGGACACGGGACATGGCTATTTCACGGTATAGGGAGTTCGGAATTCCAGTTGATTGGTTGTCAGACACAGGCATAGTAGGCAAG ATCAAGCTCTCCTCTGTTCAGCTGGCAAAGAAATACATGAAACGAGTAGCAACAGAGCTTGATGCAATGAGTGGACCTGAGAAGGAGCCAAACAGAGAGTTTTTGCTTCTTCAAGGCGTGCGCTTTGCCTTCCGTGTTCACCAG TTTGCTGGAGGTTTTGATGCGGAGAGTATGCGGGCTTTTGAAGAACTGAGGAACAGAGTACATGCACAAAAAGGCAGTGCAGATCAGCCAGAAGCATAA
- the LOC122079870 gene encoding protein CHUP1, chloroplastic isoform X2: protein MIVRLGFLVAASIATYAVKQININSSRPPTSVVKSSGNGKASFEQHQNEGKEFSDSNVKPEEEHGEDEEEEEVKRISSVINPTLDNILALRDEDILPEFEDFLSGEIEFPLPNDKFDTKNDSQAEKDRVYETEMANNASELERLQNLVKELEEREEKLEGELLEYYGLKEQESDITELQKQLKIKTVEIDMLNITINSLQAERKKLQEEVAHGVTARKELEVARNKIKELQRQIQLEANQTKGQLLMLKQQVTGLQAKEEEAFKKDADVEKKLQAVKELEVGVVELKRKNKELQHEKRELTIKMDAAESKVMELSNMTESEMVAKAREEVNNLRHSKEDLLKQVEGLQMNRFSEVEELVYLRWVNACLRYELRNYQTPAGKTSARDLSKNLSPKSQERAKQLMLEYAGSERGQGDTDLDSISSQPSSPGSEDFDNTSIDSSTSRYSSVSKKPGLLQKLKRWGKSKDDSSALSSPARSFGGSSPSRASMSHRSSMSRGPLESLMLRNAGDGVAITTFGKKEQDPTESAETPNLPRIRTQVSSGDLLNNVASSFQVMSKSVEGVLDEKYPAYKDRHKLALEREKAIKERAEKARAERFGGSSNFNSSSDPRAREYREKPATLPPKLSQIKEKVVVSGDSSEQNNDKVDSQVSKIKFADIEKRAPRTPRPPPKTSGNASIASGPNANPSSGISTPPPPPLPPGGPPRPPPPPGSLPRGSNNGDKVHRAPELVEFYQTLMKREAKKDTSSLNSSKANAADARSNMIGEIENRSTFLLAVKADVETQGDFVESLATEVRAASFTKIEDLVSFVNWLDEELSFLVDERAVLKHFDWPEGKADALREAAFEYQDLMKLEKKVSSFIDDPKLPCEAALKKMYSLLEKVEQSVYALLRTRDMAISRYREFGIPVDWLSDTGIVGKIKLSSVQLAKKYMKRVATELDAMSGPEKEPNREFLLLQGVRFAFRVHQFAGGFDAESMRAFEELRNRVHAQKGSADQPEA from the exons ATGATTGTCAGGTTGGGCTTCTTGGTTGCTGCTTCGATTGCAACCTATGCCGTAAAGCAGATTAATATCAATTCTTCAAGGCCTCCAACATCTGTAGTCAAATCTTCAG GAAATGGCAAAGCAAGCTTTGAACAACATCAGAATGAAGGGAAGGAGTTCAGTGACTCTAATGTCAAACCAGAAGAGGAACAT ggagaggatgaagaagaggaagaagttaAAAGAATTAGTAGCGTAATTAACCCAACTCTAGACAACATTCTGGCTTTAAGAGATGAAGATATTTTACCAGAATTCGAAGATTTTCTCTCTGGGGAAATTGAGTTTCCACTTCCCAATGATAAGTTTGATACAAAAAATGACTCCCAGGCTGAGAAGGACAGAGTCTATGAAACTGAGATGGCAAATAATGCAAGTGAGCTGGAACGGTTACAAAACCTGGTAAAGGAGTtggaagagagggaagagaagcTTGAAGGTGAATTGCTTGAGTACTATGGTCTGAAGGAGCAGGAGTCAGATATCACTGAGTTACAAAAGCAGCTGAAGATAAAGACAGTTGAGATTGACATGCTGAACATCACCATTAACTCCTTGCAGGCTGAGAGGAAAAAGCTTCAAGAAGAGGTTGCACATGGAGTTACTGCTAGGAAGGAGCTTGAAGTGGCAAGGAATAAGATCAAGGAACTCCAGAGGCAGATTCAGCTAGAGGCAAACCAGACAAAGGGTCAGTTACTTATGCTCAAACAACAAGTTACTGGTCTTCAGGCAAAGGAGGAGGAAGCCTTCAAGAAAGATGCAGATGTTGAGAAGAAGCTCCAAGCTGTAAAGGAGTTGGAGGTGGGAGTTGTGGAGCTTAAGAGAAAGAATAAAGAGCTTCAGCATGAGAAGAGAGAATTGACTATCAAAATGGATGCTGCTGAATCTAAAGTAATGGAGCTCTCCAATATGACAGAG AGTGAAATGGTTGCCAAGGCAAGGGAGGAGGTCAATAATTTGAGGCATTCAAAAGAAGACCTCTTAAAGCAAGTTGAAGGGCTCCAGATGAATAGGTTCAGTGAAGTTGAGGAGCTGGTATACCTTCGTTGGGTCAATGCATGTTTAAGGTATGAGCTCCGGAATTATCAGACACCAGCAGGGAAGACATCAGCTCGTGATCTCAGTAAGAATTTGAGCCCAAAATCTCAAGAGAGAGCTAAGCAGCTGATGTTAGAGTATGCAGGTTCGGAACGTGGACAAGGGGATACTGATCTTGACAGCATTTCTTCACAACCATCCTCTCCTGGTAGTGAGGACTTCGACAATACTTCCATAGATAGCTCCACTAGCAGGTATAGTAGTGTCAGTAAGAAGCCTGGTCTTCTCCAAAAGCTGAAGAGGTGGGGGAAAAGCAAGGATGACTCAAGTGCTCTTTCATCACCAGCCCGGTCCTTTGGGGGAAGCTCCCCAAGCAGAGCTAGTATGAGCCATAGATCCTCCATGTCAAGGGGTCCATTGGAATCCTTGATGCTAAGGAATGCAGGTGATGGTGTAGCTATCACTACATTTGGGAAAAAGGAACAGGATCCCACAGAATCTGCAGAAACCCCAAACCTCCCACGCATTAGAACACAAGTTTCTTCTGGTGATTTACTAAACAACGTTGCATCATCATTCCAGGTGATGTCTAAATCTGTTGAAGGGGTTCTTGATGAGAAGTATCCCGCATACAAGGATCGGCACAAGTTGGCACtagaaagagagaaagcaaTCAAGGAGAGAGCTGAGAAAGCAAGAGCTGAAAGGTTTGGTGGCAGTTCAAATTTTAATTCAAGCTCTGACCCTAGAGCCAGGGAATATAGAGAGAAACCAGCTACCCTGCCTCCAAAATTATCTCAAATCAAGGAAAAGGTTGTAGTTTCTGGTGATTCTAGTGAGCAAAACAATGATAAGGTCGATAGCCAAGTGAGCAAGATAAAATTTGCTGACATTGAAAAGAGGGCTCCAAGGACGCCTAGGCCACCACCAAAAACATCAGGCAATGCATCTATTGCTTCTGGTCCAAATGCCAATCCATCATCTGGAATTTCAACCCCTCCACCGCCACCACTGCCTCCTGGTGGGCCCCCTCGCCCACCTCCTCCACCAGGAAGTCTACCACGAGGGTCAAACAATGGTGATAAAGTTCACCGGGCTCCTGAGCTAGTAGAATTTTATCAGACTTTGATGAAACGTGAGGCAAAGAAGGATACTTCCTCTTTGAATTCATCTAAAGCCAATGCAGCAGATGCCAGGAGCAACATGATTGGGGAGATTGAAAATCGATCAACATTCCTCTTAGCT GTAAAAGCAGATGTGGAGACTCAAGGTGATTTTGTAGAGTCCTTGGCTACTGAAGTCCGAGCTGCTTCTTTCACTAAAATAGAAGATCTAGTCTCATTTGTGAATTGGCTTGATGAGGAACTCTCATTCTTG GTCGATGAGCGTGCAGTTCTCAAACACTTTGATTGGCCTGAAGGGAAGGCAGATGCCTTGAGGGAAGCAGCTTTTGAATACCAGGATCtgatgaagttggagaaaaaAGTATCCTCTTTCATTGATGACCCCAAACTCCCTTGTGAGGCTGCTCTAAAGAAGATGTACTCATTGCTCGAAAA AGTGGAACAAAGTGTCTATGCTCTCCTGCGGACACGGGACATGGCTATTTCACGGTATAGGGAGTTCGGAATTCCAGTTGATTGGTTGTCAGACACAGGCATAGTAGGCAAG ATCAAGCTCTCCTCTGTTCAGCTGGCAAAGAAATACATGAAACGAGTAGCAACAGAGCTTGATGCAATGAGTGGACCTGAGAAGGAGCCAAACAGAGAGTTTTTGCTTCTTCAAGGCGTGCGCTTTGCCTTCCGTGTTCACCAG TTTGCTGGAGGTTTTGATGCGGAGAGTATGCGGGCTTTTGAAGAACTGAGGAACAGAGTACATGCACAAAAAGGCAGTGCAGATCAGCCAGAAGCATAA
- the LOC122078814 gene encoding uncharacterized protein At1g26090, chloroplastic codes for MASTLTLPLASSLLQRNPNRDFSIRTRKSGRRCYGPQLLVMAVQAEDRSPQKSTKLVTFLGKGGSGKTTSAVLAAQYYAKAGLSTCLVLHSQDPTAEYLMGCKIGTSPTLCSNYLSVVRLETTKMLLEPLNRLKQADTRLNLMQGVLEGVVGEELGVLPGMDSIFSAIALEKFVGILRTVASRNNRQEKLDVVVYDGISTEETLRMIGSTERARWYLKYLRNVAENTDIGRLTAPLLLRLVDETVKLNGGGLRLDGKTSAEIWDNADQILERASAAFAEPSKFSSYIVMDTNCSMSVRAALRYWGCAIQAGANVVGAFGFARPQYSPESVHMVQEFSPLPFACMPSLSMGSVDWNSVLLGSLGEDAQNLLSAAASGGDRFQPPVKFDPVRKSVSLFMPGFDKSEIKLYQYRGGSELLVEAGDQRRVIRLPSSIQGKVGGAKFTNKNLVITMR; via the exons ATGGCTTCTACGCTCACCCTGCCTCTGGCATCTTCTCTCCTCCAACGGAACCCTAATCGTGACTTTTCTATCCGAACCCGCAAGAGTGGCCGCAGATGTTATGGACCACAATTGTTGGTCATGGCTGTCCAGGCGGAGGATCGCTCTCCTCAGAAATCCACGAAATTGGTAACTTTCTTAGGGAAAGGAGGCTCTGGCAAGACTACTTCTGCAGTTCTCGCCGCACAG TATTACGCAAAGGCTGGGCTGAGTACATGTTTGGTGTTGCATTCTCAAGATCCTACTGCCGAATATCTCATGGGTTGTAAAATTGGAACTTCTCCTACTTTATGCAGCAATTATCTTTCGGTTGTTAGGTTGGAAACCACTAAA ATGCTTCTTGAACCTCTCAACCGGCTCAAGCAAGCTGACACTCGTCTCAATTTGATGCAAGGGGTTCTTGAAGGG GTGGTGGGTGAAGAGCTTGGAGTTCTACCTGGAATGGATTCCATCTTTTCAGCCATAGCACTTGAAAAATTTGTGGGAATTCTAAGGACTGTAGCTTCCAGAAACAATAGACAAGAGAAGCTCGATGTAGTTGTATATGATGGCATAAGCACTGAGGAGACACTCCGGATGATAGGCTCTACCGAGAGAGCCAG atggtatttgaaatatttgagGAATGTGGCTGAAAATACCGACATTGGGAGGTTGACTGCTCCTTTACTCTTGAGACTAGTAGATGAAACCGTGAAGTTAAATGGTGGTGGCTTGCGTCTTGATGGGAAAACAAGTGCAGAGATATGGGACAATGCTGATCAGATCCTAGAG AGAGCATCTGCGGCCTTTGCTGAACCATCGAAGTTTAGCAGCTACATTGTAATGGACACAAACTGTTCAATGTCTGTCAGGGCTGCATTACGTTATTGGGGCTGTGCAATCCAAGCGGGTGCCAATGTTGTTGGTGCATTTGGCTTTGCTCGTCCACAATATAGTCCAGAATCAGTACATATGGTTCAGGAATTTTCCCCCTTGCCGTTTGCATGCATGCCATCTCTTTCTATGGGTTCTGTAGATTGGAATTCTGTGTTGCTTGGAAGTCTTGGTGAAGATGCACAGAATCTTCTTTCTGCAGCAGCAAGTGGTGGTGACAGGTTTCAACCACCAGTTAAGTTCGATCCAGTGAGGAAGTCAGTATCTCTCTTCATGCCAGGCTTTGACAAGTCAGAGATCAAGCTATACCAA TATAGGGGAGGATCTGAGTTGTTGGTGGAAGCAGGAGACCAAAGACGTGTCATTCGTTTGCCTTCTAGTATCCAAGGAAAGGTGGGAGGTGCCAAGTTTACAAACAAGAATCTTGTAATTACAATGCGTTAG